CCACCTTGCCAAGGTGGATGTCGCGAGTTCGAGTCTCGTCGTCCGCTCAGCAGTAAGAAGGCCCCGGTCATCACGACCGGGGCCTTCTTCGTGTTCCCACGGCGGACGGCGCCGGGCCGCCCGATGACATTCGTCATCCGAAGTCATGACAGCCCGCACTGCTTCCGGGGCGGATCCGCCGGGAGCCTTGAAGCATGGACATCGGGGACAGTGTGATCGACGTCACCGGGCTGCGGCGCCGGTACGGGCCCGCCGGGGACAAGGGATTCGAGGCGGTGCGGGACGTCTCCTTCACCGTGGGGCGGGGCGAGTTGTTCGCGCTGCTGGGGACGAACGGCGCGGGGAAGACCTCCACGGTCGAGCTGCTGGAGGGACTCGCGCGGCCGACCGGCGGCCAGGTGCGGGTGCTGGGCCACGATCCGTACGCGGAACGCCGCGTGGTGCGGCCCCGGGTCGGGATGATGCTCCAGGAGGGCGGCTTCCCCTCGGATCTGACGGCGGCCGAGACGGTACGGATGTGGGCCGGCTGCACGACGGGCGCGCGGCCCGTCGACGAGGCGCTCGGTCTGGTCAAGCTCGCGAAGCGGCGGGACGTGCGCGTCAAGCAGCTCTCCGGTGGTGAGCGGCGGCGCCTGGACCTCGCGCTCGCGCTGCTCGGCCGGCCCGAGGTGCTCTTCCTCGACGAGCCGACGACCGGACTCGACCCCGAGGCCCGGCACGACACCTGGGAGCTGGTGCGCCGGCTGCGTGCCGAGGGCACGACGGTGCTGCTGACCAC
The window above is part of the Streptomyces syringium genome. Proteins encoded here:
- a CDS encoding ABC transporter ATP-binding protein, which gives rise to MDIGDSVIDVTGLRRRYGPAGDKGFEAVRDVSFTVGRGELFALLGTNGAGKTSTVELLEGLARPTGGQVRVLGHDPYAERRVVRPRVGMMLQEGGFPSDLTAAETVRMWAGCTTGARPVDEALGLVKLAKRRDVRVKQLSGGERRRLDLALALLGRPEVLFLDEPTTGLDPEARHDTWELVRRLRAEGTTVLLTTHYLEEAEALADRLAIMREGQVVVTGSPAEVIGAYPARIRFAMPPGWFVGDLPPLGELGVIRHEETDGRIELQTHELQRTLTGLLVWARDKGLDLDGLDARTASLEEAFLAIAGANGTFGAAEADGAAGTKTGRGGR